The Gambusia affinis linkage group LG05, SWU_Gaff_1.0, whole genome shotgun sequence region AAGGTCATTAAGGAGACGGCTTTGCCTCCAACCAAAACGCCAACCATCAGACCCGTTCTGTTCCCCACAGGAGGCTTTAATGGCTCTTTAGGCAGACTGGTGAGCTGCTGGAGAGCTGCTAAAAGATGGTCAGAAACAACAAGAATCTGTGGTTTGGGATATTAAACTCATGACCCAGAGCATTTTCATTTCTGAGGTTTCACTCTGAGAACCACAGGTAATGTTATTCAATGCTTTGCTGACAGCAGGTTGTTCTGAATAATGAACTTTACTTGCcagtaagaagaaaaataaataaatatttttacgaCTGCTACAGTGTTCGGGAAGTAGCATAGTTTCTCTCAAAACAAGCTCTGTAGGTTTCTGCACCCAGAGGGTTCATAAGGTCCAGTAAGAGTTGGAGATTTAGCCTATATGCTTGGCATGAAACTAGTTTAAAATCAGTGCTGTCCAAATatctgtataattttttttttatcaggtgTGTCTGCAACTGATGAGATGTGGGTTCCAGTAGTGCTTTATGCAGTGCTGCCATCTGGTGACCCGTTAAGACcgtaatgtaaataaaattcataagATGCAAACTACAAATGCACTTTTTATCTGTTACTTGCACTGACTAATGTATTCCTCATTACTACTTAAGGAATAGGTTAACAAAAGCTATTATCCCTCATGCCTAagaattgcatttgtttttaaataccaaTCCACTAATTTACAAACTTCTAAGCTTTTAACTGAGCAGTTGTATTTATGCTGAGATTACATTACATACAGGTAAACTAATTATTCCATTAGCAGTTTGGTATACTGGTTTAGTTTGGAGcctttgataaataaaaatctgagaagtgtggcACGCAtcacttctcagatttttatttttaaaagattttactCCCATAGTGATTACATTTAATCTTTAGGCCCTATGTGTGCCTGAGAtctaataataatgataataataataatttacttttgtGACATTGCTgttatacagaaaaaaaaaataaataaatgaaaacacatttgaaaaacTCAGTCAAATATCTAAAATGAAGGCATTTGAGACATTTGTAAGGTGGAAGAGGTCAGCTAAATTTTCAGCatactttctttttcagaaatagCATTTCTGGACTTAACACAGTAATTGATTAAATTTTCTGGACTCAGTAAATTTTTTCATGAGGGCCAACAAAGTGCACTCCAGCCTCTGTCTCTGGCCAGTGAGCTCCGAAGTTTAATATGTGGTCAGCACCGGAGTATTCATTATCACAGCCGAGGGGCAATGCAACGGTACGTCAAAGACTCGAACCACTTTGTCCTGATTtgcaaaatctttgaaaaaccaTTACCTCATTGTTAGATAACATCCTCAAGTTCTCCCCCCTGACCCTACCCACACACTCTGTTAGCCGATTAACTCCTCCCAGATTAATTAGAACCAGTACCTCTGTGTTTTCCAGTCGGTGTCTTATCAACCTTTGTCAGACTTAAACTGTAAATTAATTAGCACCAACTCTCCAGTCATTTGGTAATTACCTCAGCAGCGGCAGGAGTTCAGTGAAAGGCTTACATCAGCACCTTATGCTTCTTCTGACTTTGCTGAAACCTCATTGGACATTAAGTGATAATACTCCCACACTGATGAGGTCTTCACCTGAAGAAGAGACGAATAGTTTACCTTGTCCAACAAGGAAgagttcttatttttttaggattaTTGATATTAGTGAAATaggtttgatttaaatattaacactTTTTTGTGCgaaactgcagaaaatgtggttttgaaAGCAATCCACCAAAAATATGTGATTAAAGGTGTTTTATTATAGCTTTCCTGTTATAATGCTCTTTAGTTTGAAGGTATCCAAGACATTCTAGAATCAGTTGATCACTGTAGAAAAGAACAAGAGAAATACTCATCAATATCAGAGACAGATAACTGAAAAGGTATAAAGTTACATATCAAGTTTGGTGTCATAATTCAGAAATAATGTTCTAAATGACACCCTCTTTTCTCTGATCTCTGCCTGTGCAGAGATGTGAAAAAGCCCAAATTTTCTGGATTTACTTTTTATCAGACCTATAGGTCTGTTTACTAACAGACAGGATGATGTGagcaaataaagtaaaaccCTAGACCTATTCACAATGTACTTTCTAATTAATACAATATTCAATGGTTTTCAAGCATGAACAGCAACATAATATGCAAGATTATGTTGCTGCATcccaattaaatttaaatacagactttgattaggccactcTAAATCCTTAATTCTTAGATTAACTTACTAATATGGTTGCGAGTATAAAGCCTACACGTTTTCCTTAAAAACCTCTAGTTATCTCTGATAACtaaaaagcatttctgtttttaaatcttcttttgAGTTTCAGGGTTTTGCATCAGAAACCTTTTAACACACCTGCTGATAGCTGCTACAACAGAAAAGCCGGACGTCGTTGAGAGAAGAGTCGTCCAGGGCCCACTGGTACTCCTGCACCTTGGTCTCTATGCCACAGATGCCTCCGTAGGTGCAGTCTTCACTCCAGTAGCCGTATTCACCCCAATGCATGCCGGGCGCCTCCAGTGTTGGCTTGCTGCTGCAGCGAAACTTGATGTTGTTGACGGCCGTGTCGTCTCCTAACAGTCCCTGCTTGGGCTCCACGCGGAGCTGGAAAGATGTCAGCAGGCCGCCAGGGCAGAACTGAGGATGGGACCATTCTCCGGTACTAGACAGAAGGTGTCCAAAAACAGGAATTTagaattagaaaaacaaatataaagacAATACAATAATTTTTGTATCTTCATCACATTTTGATCAACTGCCAATTTATGATTGAAAAGGATTAGGgcaactgaaaaagaaaatctagttTTAAAACTCGATTTTAAAGCCTGTCCCAAATTCTGGACAGGATTTCAGTGTGGATAAAGTGCAGGTTCACAAATGCTGTATCAAGAAACCAACTGGAAACAACATTTGAACTTTTGTAGATCTAATTGTATTACATGATAGTTCATGGATGTTCTGGAATTATGTATTGTTTATAATACCATCTCAATATTCTGAGCCTtgacattaaaattaaactacTAATAGAGGCTGGTCACTCCTTTATGAGTGAAGAAACTTACTAAATCAGACAGTGATGGAGTGATGTGTCAGTGGGTTAGAGACCAGTAGAAATAGACTTGAATGGTCTCTTTGCTTTGTTATAAAAACTTGCTCACTGTCCAGTGTGTGACTCGACGTAATACAGGAAGCTGCGGCTCTCGTCTTGGGAGCAGATGAGGCGGATCCCATTCAGGGCGGTGTCGTCCCCCCCATACTGCTTGGTCTCCACCTGAGGAAACATGAACCGGTTCTTAGAAAAGAGGAACAGTTTATCTCTGTTCTGATACAGCAGCTGAGGAAATTCAAATCAGGTTAAATCATTGATGGTTTAGAGGGATTTTTGCACAGTATGCACACAGGCCTGTGAGTTAATTTCTTGTAGCAAAACGTTAAACTGAACCTTccacatttatttctcttcagGTTGCACCACACATTGTCTGCAGGATTCAAGGGACGTTCTGAGTGCTGGGATGATGACCATGGAAGAAGGTTAGTCAGTCTTAGTCTCATTTAACCAAAGCACATTTTTTCTGCAGAGTTTTGCAAATTTtccatgtttacatttgtgatgtGATGGACAGAAAAGACTTCTCACAGACAAACTCTAACATTATGtcttgaaatatgtttttctttcctgaatAAACATTccctgttatttttaaaattgccatagtaattttatgaaataacaaaatgatttttatgttattttttccttttagatGCTGAGTAatgtgagtgtatgtgtgttgCATATGTGTCTTTTAGAGACTGCAGGCAGCTCTCTGCAAAGCTTACAGCttattcaaaattttgagaaatcCAGCAGGTTCTCACTTTAGGTACCTTAAACAATTGGGTTTGCATTTTAAAGTTATGAGAAATTAGAAATATACTATGAATTTATGCATTGCATTACGTTGTTGTCATTGTACTATTTGTATGGTTAATATTGAGTAAAGTTAGTAAAGATGATACaaagtacattaaaatatgtaaaaaactgACTAAAGTCATTCTAAGCTACACCGAAGTTAGTATTTGATCAAATTTCTTTATGCCAATCTACATGAAGGTCCTGGActtcaatcaataaaataaaaaaatatctattttacagattgttttttaGATTATGGATTTCAGTAGGAGggaattcatattttaaattgaaaatatttgtaaatgtacGTTTTTATTCCTTTACCCTGACACTGAATCCAACAGCAAAGTAGTTATCAGGACACATCTCTGGCCAGGTCCAGTCACCAAATCTCTCTCCGTTCTTCACAGTCAGCACAGATCTGTACTGTCTGCTGTTAAAATCTTTGCCGGCTCGCTGCAGAAACACCTCCTCACAAGAGCCGCCGGAGGCCACAGCTAGCAGGACCACGATACTGAGCAGACGCGACATGCCGGCAACAGGAAAGTCAGTGTCTTCACTCTGGAAGGCTAAAAAACAAGTAAGAGCTAAAGGTTCCAACTCAAAGCTTTTAAAGCTTCCCTGTAGTTTCTGGTATCAGCATGAATCATTTACAGAGTCACATTATGGAACGGCGTGGGAATAAACAGCTGGAGGTGGAGAAAGAGAAGACGCAGGGACTCTATTCAGCCTTCAGTGATATTTTGCAGCTCAGCAGTGGATCTTAtaaccaaaaagagaaaaacaggcAATAGGATTCTTTAACCTGCAGGctgaaacaaaaagtttgtgttaactttaaaatggaaaatgcaaaGACTAAAGTAATACATCATGCATCATACATCATGCACAGGAGAAAGTCACTAAATTCAATTATTGACAAGGTGTTCTTGTCATAGGAATAAGGCATTCTACAATCAATTAAACTCTTCTACAAATTTAGCATCTGACCAAATATAGCTATTTTAGTGCAGGTTTCTAAAGCAGGCTGAGAAAACTTTCAAACTGTGCCAAATGTTGAGGCTTTATGTTGGATATTACCTTATCGAGCATAAGGTAATATTCTGCTGACTGATATTATCTGATGCTGCAATCCAGACTGTTTGCAACTCTTTCTTGTTTcctttgtgctttttaaatgtcccacatttaaaatgcatcaaagattttactttttacctGTCCTTGTACTTCCTGCAGACTCCAACTATTACGTCAATTAGATAGACAGATTGATTAGGATTAAACTCTCACAGCTTTCTCTGTATCTAATTGAGACGAAGTTATGgataaatatttgatatataaatccaaaactaaatcaaaaataattaccGTATataagatttttctgtttttgtgtatttgattAACAGTGGGAGTTTTTTGACagaagtgattttctttttcttaattatctttttgcaaaaaagaagtggtgatttttttttatgatactTCAGAACTGATCTTTTCATGTGAATTGCAGAGAATAAAAGTCTCTCCACAATAAAAAATCTACTCAGGTGCAttgaggtctttttttttcaaaaggagTGCTTGCTTTATcctttatttaatatattaatctaataacattttaaagataaaaaaaaagtagcttgGATGTAGTTATCATGccctttgctttatttaaaaatggtgaCAAACCATCATCCAGagtgtttttatgtgaaaaacaagTTTGGTGTAAAAATAACTGTCTTGTGTCAACTGGGACATGTTTAAATTAGATTATGTTCCGACAAAACCTGGAAGGCTTTGTACGATAATGTCATCCAAGACTATGTTGACAGAAATGATAAGGCAGGAGTTGTCAAGTTGCTTTAAATTTTGGTGAAATAAGTCAGCTTGTCACTTTCACATAACTCTGTTACCTGTAGGACACAGTTTAAAGGGACCTTTCTATCCTTTTGAAGGAGGgatagaaaaaaattctatccCTCCTTCAAACTCTAACTCCAACCCTAATTCCGACCCTCCTTTCAGTTCTCCCTCCAACGCTGAATCCAAATCCAAaattccttccttccctcctttgAATCTTCAGTTCAACCCTCCTTTCAATCTTCTTCCCAACCCTCTACAGTCCTCCTTCCAAACCTATTTCCAACCCTTCATTTAACcctctgtttaattttaattacaaCCCAATTACAAAACTTATTTCAAGCCTCCTTCCAACCCCAAGTCAAACCCCAATTTCATTCATCTTCCAATCCTAATTCCAACCCTCCTTTCAGCCTCAACTCCAAACCTCCAGCAAATCCTCCTTCCAACCCTCTTCCAACATTCTTCCAAACCTCCTTCTAACCACAAATCCAACCCTAATTTCAAAAGTCCTTCCAACCCTCCTTCCAACCCCAAATCAACCCTAAATTCAACTCTCCTTCCAACCCCAAATCAACCCTGAATTCAACCCTCCTTCCAACCCCAAATCAACCCTGAATTCAACCCTCCTTCCAACCCTAAATCCGATCCTAATTCCTTCCCTCCTTTTAAAACTCCTTCCAATTCTCGTTCCAACCCTCCTTTCAGTTCTCCTTCTTACCATCCTTCCAGTTCTTATTCCAACTCACTTTTCCACACTCCTAAGAGTTTATGACTGTAGGTCATATACTACTAGACAAAGATCCTAGACAAACCTAGAGGCTAATATTAGTATTTCAGCTAGCCATAGCTTTTTAGGACATTGTAGCGTAGAAACTATATTGTGACCTTAGAGTTTAGCTTCGCAAACAATGTTCTGCATATATTTGTTATTCTCTTTGGGTTGGACTTTTGTTGCGTTTTCCAAGCTTTTGCtttattctgctgcttctgccTGTTTCTTACATTTCTGCAAGTCTTCTCCAGTTGATTTCAAATGCTCTGgcaattttcagtaaaaatattcagcttaaGGCATTCACACTGAATTTTCACAGGAAATGCAAACTTTTCAAATTACGCATTTTCAATCACTTTCTTTCAAGGAAGCATTTCAATAATATGTTATTGACGTTTAAATGTGGAGTAACATATGTAATAATTAGATGggcaaataattattaaaatgtaatttttctgtcAGCTTACACAAAGTCAGTGGGTAGAATTAAAATTACAGTAGAAGCTAGTCGGAAAAAATTTCTGCTTAAAGCAACAACAATAAGCatagaaataattattgataaattcaacttttatttataaatttaatatACCGTAGTTCTAACATAGACATATAAATTTTATGGCTTATGTACTTATTTAATTGTGACACTTTTAATTAAAGACACtttagtcaaaaaaaaacaaaaaaaaaaaacagagaaaaatattccTTGCTTGTTTCAGGTTAGATTTTGTAATCTGTAAATTATGATCTGAAGTGTCAACCTTTTCTTCTGGGACAATTGAAACTCTGACCTCTTCATTCTCTCCTCTATGTTGCTTTTACTTCCCAAAGACAAACACTTGAGCAATGCTCTTCTGACATTTGGAGGCAGTGAGGGGTTAAAAATTATCCAAGCACAAAATTAGCTGAATGACCTGCTGCTTTAAAGTCAAGAACAGAGAAGACCCTGGTGAGTTGAACAGATTTCCTCAGAGCACTTAGTCGGCGGTGTGGGGGTAGTATTCttttaaatggagaaaatgaagCCAATGAAGTGGAACCAGAGAGATCTAGAAGATGGAGTTTAAGAGAAGAACTGTTCAGACCTTAACTCTTATTGGTCCATCTCTCAGTTCAGacataattaagaaaataatcaacaaagTACTCCTGCTGAAATAATGCATCCCGCTTCATTAGTGACCAAACTCTTTATAATTGTCTTCATGCCATTGTTAGTAACTGACTGAATGATTCCTCTGAAAAGAAAGAGTAATTAACCTGGTGTTTTAGCTTCAAATCCAAACActgattttgactttttttgtactAGAATATTGCCTGAAAAATGTAGATTCCTGTCAATAAATTGATTGACTCGAGTTTTGCACAGTTAAAGTACAAATTTTCAAAGGAAACAGTAATGAATTGGAGACTGACAATTTCATTGTAatccttatatatatatttttgaagtttagttcttaaaattaactttgaaaTCATTATTCAGTATCTCAGAGATTGATATATTCTCAGAACatgccttaaaaaaaatctgctgagtTTGGCattaagtttgaaaagtcaaatttacgCCTCAGTCTTCAGACActcctgaaataaaataagccATCTATCTCATCCATCATTGTGAAaataccgtaatttccggactataagccgcggCTTTTGTCTCAtgctttcgaccctgcggcttatacaaggacgcggcttatttatgaattttttctaacggccagtaggggcgctggagcagaaaaggcaagcgtgagacagctggaatatatctgtagaggaagactaatgaaacatcgtgctttgtgcatgaataaaattagcttgaacagaccctcatcatggagaatgcaagaagaaattcatatgatgcagctttcaagttaaaagcaatcgagctggccgataaagaacAGACAccgaggaagaagacttccatggtttcagtgcacaagaggaagaggatgacggctctccgtgacttttaatggtatgttatttaaaccagccctgttggtgttgttttgctatattgc contains the following coding sequences:
- the LOC122831047 gene encoding vitelline membrane outer layer protein 1 homolog, with product MSRLLSIVVLLAVASGGSCEEVFLQRAGKDFNSRQYRSVLTVKNGERFGDWTWPEMCPDNYFAVGFSVRVETKQYGGDDTALNGIRLICSQDESRSFLYYVESHTGHTGEWSHPQFCPGGLLTSFQLRVEPKQGLLGDDTAVNNIKFRCSSKPTLEAPGMHWGEYGYWSEDCTYGGICGIETKVQEYQWALDDSSLNDVRLFCCSSYQQ